Proteins from one Podospora pseudocomata strain CBS 415.72m chromosome 4, whole genome shotgun sequence genomic window:
- a CDS encoding hypothetical protein (EggNog:ENOG503P4SB) translates to METSAPKRRRTSPRTAVQIQPESQVSPNAPLSAKTPDSTGGLTRALRKQLDLRSAKRDAASAEERGQNTGANVGEEDKGLRSPARRPKAKSALPRPVPRPLPPPAPEEAAEAINPFARRGLRRSPPLGVLPEVVVPEPELPPTPERPDPVVSTPPSGIHNTPSRRPKRSKALAERIKSSSPLKQPPLRPAEPGQLDDPTHQPPPSPGKKGQQSPPPAPPEPTTAELRGLRPIDPDADKKNLLNSLHAELASLEKDLSLAAAENERLRQSRLAKKDASPPPNPEEILSLLRRHALPPEKEPLPTPADDWLASALNPISFLPFSKPLSSSPPEPAPDNLDKPIISHHPLPMSAAESLPFLRAFTPLSFTSQIFPLPREEEGEPLVQQHFITVASAKPCRGLFTARIEMSVNTRTLGVTAIAVPRMDPAGAEGELGPFVRRIVNGPGDGGVASSGLENNISVLTWAMGEWVRVGVERAKVWRVLEREVGDKRRLGGMVRKLRERKKRNRVRKRGGEEDEDEEEGEGEEEEERYDTGELLPYMGKTCLDLEVPVLNGKGEGEGEVSGLRVMWKIEFDWTGEARSDIGVLVGMPGKWRKHDERGQLSGIPRLFDELVQGGEDPLIAVRTVVSLLAGEQTS, encoded by the exons ATGGAAACTTCAGCGCCCAAGAGAAGGAGAACCTCACCTCGAACCGCTGTTCAGATACAGCCCGAGTCGCAAGTATCACCAAATGCGCCTCTGTCCGCCAAGACCCCCGATAGCACCGGGGGCTTAACACGAGCGCTTAGAAAGCAGCTCGACCTACGGTCCGCGAAACGGGATGCAGCATCAGCAGAGGAGAGGGGTCAGAACACCGGAGCCAACGTAGGCGAGGAGGATAAAGGCCTCCGTTCACCAGCAAGACGACCGAAAGCGAAAAGCGCACTTCCAAGACCCGTACCAcgaccactcccacccccggcacccgaggaggctgccgaagCAATCAACCCCTTTGCTCGCCGAGGTCTCCGGCGATCACCACCCCTCGGCGTGCTCCCCGAGGTTGTAGTTCCCGAACCAGAGCTCCCGCCAACCCCCGAACGACCCGATCCCGTAGTCAGCACGCCTCCATCAGGGATACACAACACCCCATCTAGAAGACCAAAACGAAGCAAGGCCCTAGCGGAGAGAATCAAGAGctcatcccccctcaaacaGCCCCCCCTTCGACCAGCAGAACCAGGTCAGCTCGACgatcccacccaccaaccgcccccatcccccgGCAAAAAGGGCCAGCAAagcccccctccagcaccccccGAACCCACAACCGCAGAACTACGAGGCCTAAGACCCATCGACCCCGACGCAGACAAGAAgaacctcctcaactccctccaCGCAGAACTCGCCTCTCTAGAAAAagacctctccctcgccgcagCAGAAAACGAGCGCCTAAGGCAAAGTCGTCTTGCCAAAAAGGatgcctccccaccaccaaacccagaagagatcctctccctcctccggcggcacgccctccccccagagaaagaacccctccccacacCAGCAGATGACTGGCTCGCCTCGGCGCTCAACCCTATCTCCTTCCTCCCGTTCAGCAAgcctctttcttcttctcctcccgaACCGGCACCGGATAACCTGGACAAACCGATCatatcccaccaccctctccccatgTCAGCAGCTGAATCCCTCCCTTTTCTCCGGGCGTTCACACCATTAAGTTTTACGTCTCAAATATTCCCTTTGCCgcgggaagaagaaggggagccGCTGGTGCAGCAGCATTTTATCACTGTTGCTTCGGCTAAGCCTTGTAGGGGGTTGTTCACGGCGAGGATTGAGATGAGTGTTAATACCAGGACTTTGGGGGTGACGGCGATTGCGGTGCCGAGGATGGATCCGGCTGGGGCcgagggggagttggggcCGTTTGTGAGGAGGATTGTTAACGGGCcgggggatggcggggtggCGAGTAGTGGGTTGGAGAACAATATTAGTGTGTTGACTTGGGCTAtgggggagtgggtgagggtgggggtggagagggccaaggtttggagggttttggaacgggaggtgggggataagaggcggttgggggggatggtgaggaagttgagggagaggaagaagagaaatagggtgaggaagagggggggcgaggaggatgaggatgaggaggagggggagggggaggaggaagaggagaggtaTGATACTGGGGAGCTGCTTCCGTATATGGGGAAGACGTGCTTGGATCTCGAGGTTCCGGTGTTgaatggaaagggggagggggagggggaggtgtcggggttgagggtgatgtgGAAGATTGAGTTCGACTGGacgggggaggcgaggagtGATAttggggttttggtggggATGCCGGGAAAGT GGCGTAAACACGACGAAAGGGGGCAATTGTCTGGGATACCGAGGCTGTTTGACGAGCTTGTACAGGGAGGTGAAGATCCTCTTATCGCTGTACGGACGGTGGTGTCTCTGCTTGCTGGGGAGCAGACATCATGA
- a CDS encoding hypothetical protein (COG:I; EggNog:ENOG503P54E), whose translation MTRAQQTISLALLVTSLYLSLYLGLIPLPAVVQDEIIPVLPFWSLVTFGAWLLFRLGWGMLTFKDTPEAYAELMEEIKLAKADLRVRGVDVD comes from the exons ATGACGCGCGCCCAGCAgaccatctccctcgccttgtTGGTGACTTCG CTCTACCTCTCCCTCTACTTGGGCTTGATCCCCTTACCAGCTGTTGTTCAGGACGAGATTATCCCTGTG CTCCCCTTCTGGTCCCTCGTCACGTTTGGCGCCTGGCTGCTCTTCCGGCTGGGATGGGGCATGCTCACCTTTAAGGACACGCCCGAGGCGTACGCCgagttgatggaggagattaAGCTGGCCAAGGCGGATTTGAGGgttaggggggtggatgttgatTAA
- a CDS encoding hypothetical protein (COG:S; EggNog:ENOG503P1ZN) — MRRSIFTAQPAARAMSRALSNQPTRRAFASTPVTPIEPSKEQAHPIGPFYESVLRTPSGPFPKVKPEEPPVTSQSNPKSMPDPAPAPAEKPPAEKEQPTEKQAPAAEEKPSTKPAPAPPKEEKPKPSPKAAAVEEEKPVEAPIAEEKKPLKRTRKPRSTGTKVIFGSSLAGPAERAERLARIQSESRLINGVLVPPKPEEPDNCCMSGCVNCVWDRFRDEMEDWAAKSKLAEARMEAATEVGEQVGVTQDSIESTNTTSTTMEDDGGGSVANWDADGKTTRDLWDEELYKNVPVGIREFMKQEKKLKEKHAREGTLGG; from the exons atgCGGAGATCCATCTTCACTGCGCAGCCCGCCGCGCGCGCTATGAGCCGGGCCCTGAGCAACCAGCCCACCCGCCGCGCATTCGCTTCCACCCCCGTGACCCCCATTGAGCCCTCCAAGGAGCAAGCTCACCCGATCGGCCCCTTTTACGAATCCGTCCTCCGCACCCCCTCCGGTCCCTTCCCCAAGGTCAAGCCCGAAGAGCCCCCCGTCACCTCCCAATCCAACCCCAAGTCCATGCCCGATCCCGCCCCCGCCCCGGCCGAAAAGCCCCCCGCCGAAAAGGAGCAGCCGACCGAGAAGCAAgcccccgccgccgaggagaaaccctccaccaaacccgcccccgctccccccaaggaggagaagccaaagCCCTCCCCcaaggccgccgccgtcgaggaagaaaagcCAGTCGAGGCCCCCATCGCCGAGGAAAAGAAGCCGTTGAAGCGCACCCGCAAGCCACGAAGCACCGGAACCAA AGTAATCTTTggctcctccctcgccggcCCCGCCGAGCGCGCCGAACGCCTCGCCCGCATACAATCCGAATCCCGCCTCATCAACGGTGTCCTCGTGCCCCCAAAACCAGAAGAACCAGACAATTGCTGCATGAGCGGGTGTGTAAACTGCGTCTGGGATCGGTTTCGtgacgagatggaggatTGGGCTGCAAAGTCCAAACTTGCGGAAGCGAGGATGGAGGCTGCGACAGAAGTGGGAGAACAGGTGGGGGTTACGCAGGACAGTATAGAGAGCACAAATACTACTAGTACTACtatggaggatgatggcggtggctcGGTCGCGAATTGGGATGCGGATGGGAAAACAACTAGAGATCTTTGGGATGAGGAGCTGTACAAGAACGTGCCAGTGGGGATTAGGGAGTTTAtgaagcaggagaagaagttgaaggagaagcatGCTAGGGAAGGGACTTTGGGGGGTTAA
- a CDS encoding hypothetical protein (EggNog:ENOG503NYSM; COG:S), with product MEEPRQTKPTGIPRLSKIPVPGQTTSTSKLPVPRSNSIRTSPSRESLKPSTTTGQLRNPKLRTAASRDQLATAASSPVPVRSVSSPHTRASLSHTSGNARNAANKANPGFTPQPMRLLKPGGQPANQSTRSTSTSRAPKRQPSQQWISAATVDKPLIEEPEHTVTVEYVGDDVELESPPDSAKLRPSLSERTMETLSRLPSSPSVKGKAAASFFDVTGNGRQSPSRPGSRSSRPGSSHQSEGSSGHSRGSRPGSRVGLDSPVTSTFGSRIATYQTTVSTVENIPLRGRRSIQSFQLHSVKTPSKGVRTSVYEIKSPSTISFPRTRTPSPEKQAPDVAVSRFGAKTVATGLRKRQSVNGLMKKPSTPALRKQPPTETTRKASSASQMSSATSNEGTHLSGGSVVSGSTALTADSGDSTPGQAYRKASSALREQIAKAKAAKRAAASQQAFSELGSSLPEEPPLVPTDNSFDFGLHHDPFNQHRDDKSQEKVLRSRLETARTSGRLNIAAMGLREIPADVLNMYNLELVGQSGGAWAESVDLTRFVAADNELEMIAESVFPDIDPQEFADDEDSQGNIFLGLETLDLHGNMLISLPMGLRRLSLLTSLNLSVNRLANNSLEVISQITSLRDLKLGGNLLYGPLEPCFSDLKNLEILDLHGNNIASLPTNFGNLSRLRILNIGENGFETLPFETLAALPLTELIARKNQLRGTLVEEPVQSLPTLQILDVSSNQLAHICSTGRSIAMPALHQLCVSMNRLQSLPDIGNWAALHTIAADENSINAIPEGFTKLSQLRSVDFSSNDIRVIPAEIGQMESLAMLRLSGNPLREKKFSTMSTEEMKEILAQRLEPPTDFETQPEPQLEPQPEPHVEAQPEPPAEAQPELQPEPQIEPQPELQAAPRVEPQAQPAQTDGAEETPVPQVTGPVASHDDADDSRSDMDDFATPPTSAPASPARSRSQTITGQMWPVKPGGVLDRSNTESSSLHPLISSKVAASNQVKEIQLHHNLFTCLPESLTFFAETMTALSLAHNQLVRESYLGGASGNEKIELPALKELNLSHNHITGLGPLVAHLMAPNLEKIDVSFNRISCLPPGTTLRNAFPELVVLHISNNHLVELEPESIRGMRVVDASNNDIAHLNPRIGLLGGVLERLEVSGNRFRVPKWSVLERGTEATLRWLRGRVPVAERGEAARGEVAGEEVD from the exons ATGGAGGAGCCACGACAGACCAAGCCGACCGGCATTCCTAGGCTCTCCAAAATACCTGTTCCTGGCCAAACAACATCCACATCCAAGCTTCCTGTACCGCGATCTAATTCTATACGAACATCGCCCTCGCGGGAATCCCTGAAACCCAGTACCACCACCGGACAACTACGCAATCCAAAGCTCAGGACCGCCGCCTCTCGCGATCAGTTGGCGACGGCAGCCAGCTCACCTGTTCCCGTTCGCTCCGTATCATCACCCCATACCAGGGCATCGCTTTCACACACGTCTGGAAATGCTAGGAATGCCGCGAACAAGGCCAACCCAGGCTTCACCCCCCAGCCCATGAGGCTGCTGAAACCAGGAGGACAGCCCGCGAACCAGTCCACACGCTCGACCTCAACTTCCCGTGCCCCAAAACGTCAGCCTTCTCAGCAGTGGATTTCTGCCGCTACGGTCGACAAGCCGCTGATCGAGGAACCCGAACATACTGTAACTGTGGAAtatgttggagatgatgttgagttGGAGTCTCCCCCCGATTCAGCAAAGCTACGACCTTCGCTTTCCGAGAGAACCATGGAAACCTTGTCTCGTctaccctcctcgccctcggtcAAAGGAAAAGCTGCGGCATCCTTCTTCGATGTCACTGGTAACGGCAGACAGTCGCCGTCACGACCTGGGAGTCGGTCCTCTCGGCCCGGATCGAGTCACCAGTCTGAGGGCTCAAGTGGTCATTCACGCGGCAGCAGACCAGGCTCTCGCGTGGGCCTGGATTCTCCGGTAACATCAACCTTCGGATCACGAATTGCCACCTATCAGACGACCGTCTCCACTGTTGAGAACATACCCCTACGTGGCAGGAGAAGCATTCAATCATTCCAGCTACACTCTGTCAAGACACCATCAAAGGGTGTCCGGACTTCGGTTTATGAGATCAAGTCCCCATCCACCATTTCCTTCCCTCGCACTCGCACGCCCAGCCCTGAGAAGCAGGCCCCGGATGTTGCCGTATCACGGTTTGGCGCAAAGACCGTGGCTACCGGTTTGAGGAAACGGCAATCAGTGAATGGGCTGATGAAGAAACCGTCCACACCTGCACTCCGCAAACAGCCGCCAACTGAGACAACTAGAAAAGCCTCTTCAGCATCGCAAATGTCTTCGGCCACTTCAAACGAGGGGACGCACCTGTCTGGCGGCTCGGTTGTATCAGGAAGCACTGCACTCACAGCAGATTCCGGAGATTCCACCCCCGGACAAGCATACCGCAAAGCTTCGTCCGCTCTGCGTGAGCAAATCGCCAAGGCAAAGGCGGCGAagcgagctgctgcttcaCAGCAAGCATTTTCTGAGCTTGGAAGTAGTCTACCTGAGGAGCCTCCTCTGGTGCCGACTGACAACAGCTTTGACTTTGGCTTACACCATGACCCCTTCAATCAGCACCGTGATGATAAATCGCAGGAAAAGGTGCTGCGAAGCCGGCTGGAGACAGCGAGGACCAGTGGTCGGCTCAACATTGCCGCCATGGGTCTTCGAGAAATCCCAGCTGACGTTCTCAACATGTACAATCTTGAGTTGGTTGGACAATCTGGCGGTGCCTGGGCCGAGAGTGTTGATCTCACCAggtttgttgctgctgacaACGAGCTGGAGATGATTGCCGAATCTGTGTTCCCAGATATCGACCCCCAGGAATttgcggatgatgaggatagCCAAGGAAATATCTTTTTGGGACTGGAGACATTGGACTTGCATGGAAATATGCTCATTTCCTTGCCGATGGGGTTGAGACGCCTATCGTTGCTCACTTCGCTCAATCTG TCTGTCAACCGACTGGCGAACAACTCGCTCGAGGTTATATCTCAGATCACCTCTCTGCGCGACCTGAAACTCGGTGGCAACCTTTTGTACGGGCCACTTGAACCTTGCTTTTCCGACTTGAAGAACCTTGAAATTTTGGATCTTCATGGCAACAACATTGCATCATTGCCTACCAACTTTGGCAACCTTTCTCGTCTTAGGATTCTCAACATTGGCGAGAACGGGTTCGAGACTCTGCCTTTCGAGACGCTTGCGGCCTTGCCCCTGACAGAGCTAATTGCACGCAAGAACCAGCTGCGCGGCACACTCGTGGAAGAGCCGGTGCAATCGCTTCCAACCCTTCAGATATTGGATGTTTCTTCCAACCAACTGGCGCATATTTGCTCGACGGGTCGCTCGATTGCCATGCCTGCTTTACACCAGCTGTGTGTTTCGATGAATCGCCTACAGTCGCTTCCCGACATTGGGAACTGGGCCGCTTTGCATACCATTGCGGCTGATGAGAACAGCATCAATGCTATCCCTGAAGGATTCACCAAGCTGTCTCAGCTTCGCTCTGTTGACTTTTCTAGCAATGACATTCGGGTCATCCCTGCCGAGATTGGCCAGATGGAGAGTCTTGCCATGCTTCGGCTGAGTGGTAACCCTTTGCGAGAGAAGAAGTTCAGTACCATGAGCAccgaggagatgaaggagataCTTGCTCAGAGACTCGAGCCGCCCACAGATTTTGAGACGCAGCCCGAACCTCAGCTTGAACCACAGCCAGAACCCCACGTCGAAGCTCAACCTGAACCCCCAGCCGAGGCTCAACCTGAACTTCAGCCTGAACCTCAAATCGAACCTCAACCTGAACTCCAAGCCGCACCTCGGGTTGAACCCCAAGCCCAGCCAGCTCAAACTGATGGTGCGGAAGAGACGCCAGTCCCGCAGGTGACGGGCCCTGTTGCCTCCCACGACGACGCTGACGACAGTCGCTCCGATATGGACGATTTTGCGACCCCGCCAACGTCCGCGCCGGCGTCCCCTGCTCGATCACGATCTCAAACCATCACCGGACAAATGTGGCCCGTTAAGCCCGGCGGCGTTTTGGACCGGTCCAACACCGAGTCATCCTCTCTGCATCCCCTCATCAGCTCCAAGGTTGCGGCCAGCAACCAAGTCAAGGAAATCCAgctccaccacaacctgtTTACCTGCCTCCCGGAATCCCTGACCTTTTTCGCCGAGACGATGACTGCGCTGTCGCTGGCTCACAACCAGCTGGTCCGGGAATCCTACCTGGGCGGCGCCAGCGGCAACGAAAAGATTGAGCTCCCAGCTCTGAAGGAACTCAACCTCTCGCACAACCACATTACCGGTTTGGGCCCACTGGTCGCCCATCTGATGGCGCCGAATCTGGAAAAGATCGATGTGAGCTTCAACCGGATCTCGTGTCTGCCGCCGGGGACGACGCTGAGGAATGCGTTTCCCGAGTTGGTGGTACTGCACATTTCGAATAATCACCTGGTGGAGCTGGAGCCGGAGTCGATTagggggatgagggttgTGGATGCTAGTAATAATGATATTGCGCATTTGAATCCGAGGAttgggttgctggggggtgtgctggagaggttggaggtgagcGGGAATCGGTTTAGAGTGCCGAAGTGGAGTGTGCTGGAGAGGGGGACGGAGGCTACGctgcggtggttgagggggcggGTGCCGGttgcggagaggggggaggcggctaggggggaggtggcgggggaggaggttgattgA